One part of the Hippopotamus amphibius kiboko isolate mHipAmp2 chromosome 14, mHipAmp2.hap2, whole genome shotgun sequence genome encodes these proteins:
- the LOC130836012 gene encoding LOW QUALITY PROTEIN: E3 ubiquitin-protein ligase RNF26-like (The sequence of the model RefSeq protein was modified relative to this genomic sequence to represent the inferred CDS: deleted 1 base in 1 codon), which translates to MEAVYLVVNGVGLLLDVLTLVLDLSFLLVSSLLASLAWILAFIYNLPHKVLTSLLHLGRRVLLSLLALIEAVVCFTFGGFQALCTILYSCCSGLESLKLLGHLASHRALRSREFLHRGVLSMVSNGHALLRQVCDICAITMSLVAYVINSLVNICLIGTQNLLSLVLALGDAVMGPLWRMTDVVAAFLAHISSSAVAMSILLWTPCQLALELLASAACLLASFVLVNLTGLTLLACVLAVTVTLLHLDIILRLATGVLSQLHARPSYHRLREDVVWLSRQALGLEAWRRVWSRSLQLASWPNRGGAPGAPQGGPRRVPSARTWRQDTLPEAGPRSEAEEEEVRMARVTAARGRERLNVEEPIAGQDPWKLLKEQEERKKCVICQDQSKTVLLLPCRHLCLCQACSEILMRHPVYHRNCPLCRQGILQTLNVYL; encoded by the exons ATGGAGGCTGTGTACCTGGTAGTGAACGGGGTGGGCCTGTTGCTGGATGTGCTGACCTTGGtgttggacctcagtttcctgctGGTGTCCTCCCTCCTGGCTTCCCTGGCCTGGATCCTGGCCTTCATCTATAACCTGCCACACAAGGTACTGACTAGTCTTCTGCACTTGGGCCGCAGAGTCTTGCTTTCACTGCTGGCCTTGATCGAAGCCGTGGTCTGTTTCACCTTTGGGGGCTTTCAGGCCTTGTGTACCATACTATACAGCTGCTGTTCTGGCCTGGAGAGTTTAAAGCTCCTGGGGCATCTAGCCTCCCACAGGGCGCTTAGGAGCCGGGAGTTCCTGCACCGGGGTGTCCTCAGTATGGTCTCCAATGGCCATGCTTTGCTGCGCCAGGTCTGTGACATCTGTGCCATCACCATGAGCCTGGTGGCCTACGTGATCAATAGCTTGGTCAACATCTGCCTCATTGGTACTCAGAACCTCCTCTCCCTGGTGCTGGCCCTGGGGGATGCAGTGATGGGACCGCTGTGGAGGATGACGGATGTAGTGGCTGCTTTCCTAGCCCACATTTCCAGCAGTGCTGTGGCCATGTCCATCCTTCTCTGGACCCCCTGCCAA CTAGCACTGGAGCTCTTGGCCTCCGCTGCCTGCCTCCTGGCCAGCTTTGTGCTTGTCAATCTCACCGGCCTGACGCTGCTGGCTTGCGTTCTGGCAGTGACGGTGACTCTGTTGCACCTGGACATCATCCTGAGGCTGGCCACCGGGGTGCTCAGTCAGCTCCATGCCCGGCCATCCTACCACCGGCTCAGAGAGGATGTTGTGTGGCTCTCTCGCCAAGCACTGGGCTTGGAGGCCTGGCGCCGAGTCTGGAGCCGTAGCCTGCAGCTGGCGAGCTGGCCAAACCGGGGAGGGGCACCTGGGGCCCCTCAGGGTGGCCCTAGGAGGGTGCCCTCAGCCAGGACCTGGCGACAGGACACTCTTCCTGAAGCTGGGCCCAGATCAGAGGCAGAAGAAGAGGAGGTCAGGATGGCCAGAGTGACAGCTGCCCGGGGCCGGGAGAGGCTCAATGTGGAGGAGCCTATAGCTGGGCAAGACCCGTGGAAATTGCTGAAGGAGCAAGAGGAGCGGAAGAAATGCGTCATCTGCCAGGACCAGAGCAAGACGGTGCTGCTTCTGCCTTGTCGGCACCTGTGCCTGTGCCAGGCCTGCAGTGAGATCCTGATGCGCCATCCCGTCTACCACCGCAACTgcccactgtgccgccagggcaTCCTGCAGACCCTCAACGTCTACCTCTGA